One genomic segment of Streptomyces sp. RKND-216 includes these proteins:
- a CDS encoding pentapeptide repeat-containing protein, which translates to MASTRRSVPRPQLPQLSLPDLTPYAGPGLEPDGDHDTESLTGLDLSRADGGGSTFLDCALRQCDLTGTRLKRARLIDTVLEGVTGVGTDLADAELRDVELTGARLGGAQLHGARLTRVHVRGGKLDVLNLRQATLVDVTFEGCVLVEPDFGGARLERVSFRDCALRGADLSAARLRDVDLRDAAELGFAGGVDRLSGAVIGTGQLMDLAPAFAAQLGVRVLD; encoded by the coding sequence ATGGCGAGCACGCGACGTTCCGTACCCCGGCCGCAGCTTCCGCAGCTCTCGCTGCCCGACCTCACCCCGTACGCGGGGCCGGGCCTGGAGCCGGACGGCGACCACGACACCGAGTCGCTCACCGGACTCGACCTGTCGCGCGCGGACGGCGGCGGCAGCACCTTCCTGGACTGCGCGCTGCGGCAGTGCGACCTGACCGGGACCCGGCTGAAGCGTGCCCGCCTGATCGACACCGTCCTGGAGGGCGTCACCGGCGTCGGCACCGACCTCGCGGACGCGGAGCTGCGGGACGTCGAGCTGACCGGCGCCCGGCTCGGCGGCGCTCAGCTGCACGGCGCCCGGCTGACCCGGGTGCACGTCCGCGGCGGCAAGCTCGACGTCCTCAATTTGCGGCAGGCCACGCTCGTGGACGTGACCTTCGAGGGCTGCGTCCTGGTCGAGCCGGACTTCGGCGGGGCGCGTCTGGAGCGGGTGTCCTTTCGCGACTGCGCCCTGCGCGGCGCGGACCTGTCCGCCGCCCGGCTGCGCGACGTGGACCTGCGGGACGCCGCCGAACTCGGCTTCGCGGGCGGCGTCGACCGGCTCTCCGGCGCCGTGATCGGTACCGGTCAGCTGATGGACCTGGCTCCGGCGTTCGCGGCCCAGCTGGGGGTGCGCGTCCTGGACTGA
- a CDS encoding flavin reductase family protein, which produces MSRALQQQTTKTPVPHPEGVSEEEFKAAMARLAAGVVLVSAHDPDDGPRGEDVGMTATAFLSVSLEPPLVMVSVRDGSRMDEVLERQPRWAACLLTEGQRHIAGRFAMKGRLSDRLLFQELPHDRGEASGAPLLREALAVVECHTEQRVRAGDHNLVIARVLTSSVRHGESTGPLTYFRGRYRTLA; this is translated from the coding sequence GTGTCCCGAGCATTGCAGCAGCAGACGACGAAGACGCCCGTGCCCCATCCTGAAGGGGTGAGCGAGGAGGAGTTCAAGGCCGCCATGGCCCGGCTGGCGGCCGGAGTGGTCCTGGTGTCGGCCCACGACCCGGACGACGGGCCCCGCGGCGAGGACGTCGGCATGACCGCGACCGCATTCCTGTCCGTCTCGCTGGAACCCCCACTCGTCATGGTCAGCGTGCGGGACGGCTCACGCATGGACGAGGTGCTGGAGCGGCAGCCGCGCTGGGCGGCATGCCTGCTCACCGAGGGGCAGCGGCACATCGCCGGCCGGTTCGCGATGAAGGGGCGCCTCAGCGACCGGCTGCTCTTCCAGGAGCTGCCGCACGACCGCGGCGAGGCCAGCGGCGCCCCCCTGCTGCGCGAAGCGCTGGCCGTCGTGGAGTGCCACACCGAGCAGCGGGTGCGGGCGGGCGACCACAACCTGGTCATCGCCCGCGTCCTCACCTCGTCCGTGCGGCACGGCGAGAGCACCGGCCCGCTCACCTACTTCCGCGGCCGGTACCGCACGCTCGCCTGA
- a CDS encoding IS481 family transposase, translated as MSHRNARLTPLGRRLLVDRVRSGRPVAHVAAEMGISRATAHKWVHRWRAEGEPGLCDRPSRPHTTPHRTDADTEARVCRLRTERKLGPARIGPILGMPPSTVHRILTRHGLHRLAWMDRPTGRIIRRYERERPGELVHVDVKKLGRIPDGGGWRVHGRAESRLTKTGVGFDYIHSVVDDYTRLAYSEVHPDEKAATCAGFLRRAAAHFAALGIDRIERVLTDNAWSYRKSTLWKQSLTYLGATSKRTRPYRPQTNGKVERFNRTLLDEWAYLRPYTSNEQRTAALQDFLHTYNHHRCHTALGGQPPISRVNNAPGQYT; from the coding sequence GTGTCCCACCGTAATGCCCGTCTGACTCCTTTGGGCAGGCGTCTGCTGGTCGATCGTGTCCGTTCCGGCCGCCCGGTGGCCCATGTGGCTGCGGAGATGGGCATATCCCGGGCCACGGCCCACAAGTGGGTCCACCGGTGGCGAGCCGAGGGCGAGCCGGGCTTGTGTGACCGCCCCAGCCGCCCGCACACGACACCGCACCGCACCGATGCCGATACCGAAGCACGGGTCTGCCGGCTGCGGACCGAACGCAAACTCGGACCCGCCCGCATCGGCCCGATCCTGGGCATGCCGCCCTCGACCGTGCACCGGATCCTCACCCGGCACGGCCTGCACCGGCTGGCCTGGATGGACCGGCCAACCGGGCGCATCATTCGCCGCTACGAACGCGAGCGGCCCGGCGAGCTGGTGCACGTGGACGTGAAGAAACTCGGGCGGATTCCCGACGGCGGCGGCTGGCGTGTCCACGGCCGCGCGGAAAGCCGCCTGACCAAGACCGGAGTCGGCTTCGACTACATCCACTCCGTCGTCGACGACTACACCCGCCTCGCCTACAGCGAGGTCCACCCCGACGAGAAGGCCGCCACCTGCGCAGGCTTCCTCCGCCGAGCCGCCGCCCACTTCGCCGCCCTCGGCATCGACCGCATCGAAAGGGTGCTGACCGACAACGCCTGGTCCTACCGCAAGAGCACCCTCTGGAAGCAGTCCCTGACCTACCTCGGCGCCACCAGCAAACGCACCCGCCCTTACCGACCGCAGACCAACGGCAAGGTCGAACGCTTCAACCGCACCCTGCTCGACGAATGGGCCTACCTGCGGCCCTACACCAGCAACGAGCAGCGGACCGCAGCTCTGCAAGACTTCCTGCACACCTACAACCACCACCGCTGCCACACCGCACTCGGCGGCCAGCCACCGATCAGCCGTGTGAACAACGCTCCGGGTCAATACACCTAG